A part of Pieris napi chromosome 9, ilPieNapi1.2, whole genome shotgun sequence genomic DNA contains:
- the LOC125052177 gene encoding liprin-alpha-1 isoform X8 yields the protein MWNMMCDVMPTISEDSISQRSSQFSGEDANFEQLMVSMLDERDKLVESLRETQERLGDTEVRLKEVEKERDSLHRQISANLPQEFATLTKELNQAREQLLEREEEISELKAERNNTRLLLEHLECLVSRHERSLRMTVVKRQAAAQSGVSSEVEVLKALKSLFEHHKALDEKVRERLRVALERNTALEEELALTKEELQQYKSSSGQDDKPKENGTVSTGSPEQNGEPTQTKESSVNGEPETGKKLTELQNTIAKQSAELSSWQRRVAELNNKMTDLEEKLTKGEKELAKKQDECLKLQRDLRENVAQKEDQEERIATLEKRYLNAQRESTSLHDLNEKLEQELQHKQAQLKLQEEKIAAIEEKLELSTQKLAQMCSLPEMEEQLKARMEALSQAQERHGSAEDRIQRLEASVEEKNAELMRLNQRLRMNEEHNTRLSATVDKLLSESNDRLQVHLKERMHALEEKNALQQELEKTRKYADELLHEKQEILKELAKWRMETEQLKRQMLQQEIAFNIQQTDALTRSLSPAAPQPPPSGLFQPKLDGSWEKLQQAHVLASVQQGFDVTSDAENDESEGAEGGHTDAAALALMLQEQLDAINTEIRLIQEEKQSTEARAEELESRVGSYEHMNVVSRRAESPPPAASPSHTHMHHKYHTLQLCEEGVAGVGVAGVGMGGVCEGAESPLTARSLRLERAARAIHAERDRLRTHYPAPYDSSSQESLGGGTSTWGGGASPGLPRGVTSAASAVSIASMHQQKKRGIKSSLGRFFSKKDKAGLPVQGQGSRTLSSVSSLGLSSLVDDDGQMSQSGMQAPLQHAEYARTKTKDRDYRHELLGEAMRAGTPFALWNGPTVVAWLELWVGMPAWYVAACRANVKSGAIMSALSDQEIQREIGISNPLHRLKLRLAIQEMVSLTSPSAPRGTACAALAFGDMNHEWIGNVWLPSLGLPQYRTTFMECLVDARMLEHLTKRDLRTQLKMLDSFHRTSLHFGVACLKRVGYSVRALEERRRSAEHCIRDVLVWTNERLQRWLTAINLKEYAANLSESGVHGALIALDDNFDANSMALALQIPTQNTQARQILEMEFNSLLANGTERKARQPHEHAPAS from the exons GAATTTGCGACGCTTACAAAGGAGTTGAATCAAGCTCGAGAACAGCTTCTAGAGAGAGAAGAGGAGATATCCGAGCTCAAGGCGGAAAGAAACAACACCAGG CTTCTACTAGAGCACCTAGAATGTCTTGTGTCGCGGCACGAGCGCTCGCTGCGCATGACCGTGGTAAAACGGCAGGCGGCTGCGCAGTCGGGCGTTTCTTCCGAAGTGGAGGTACTGAAAGCGCTCAAGAGTCTCTTCGAACATCACAAGGCGCTCGACGAGAAG gttCGAGAGCGATTACGTGTGGCGTTGGAGAGAAATACAGCGCTGGAAGAAGAATTGGCTTTAACCAAAGAAGAA CTGCAACAGTACAAATCATCGTCCGGCCAGGACGACAAACCCAAAGAGAACGGCACCGTCTCGACTGGATCGCCAGAACAGAACGGCGAACCGACACAGACTAAG GAAAGTAGTGTTAACGGTGAGCCGGAGACTGGCAAGAAACTAACTGAGCTACAAAACACGATCGCTAAACAG TCGGCTGAGTTAAGTTCATGGCAGAGAAGAGTGGCAGAGTTAAACAACAAAATGACCGACCTAGAAGAGAAGTTAACAAAAGGAGAAAAGGAGTTGGCGAAGAAACAAGATGAGTGCTTAAAACTACAGCGGGATCTAAGAGAAAATGTCGCTCAGAAAGAGGACCAG GAAGAAAGAATAGCTACCCTAGAAAAAAGGTACCTCAATGCACAGCGCGAGTCTACGTCACTCCACGACCTGAATGAGAAGTTGGAACAGGAATTACAACACAAGCAAGCCCAGCTTAAG CTTCAAGAAGAGAAGATAGCGGCCATCGAGGAGAAGTTGGAGCTGTCCACACAGAAACTGGCCCAGATGTGTTCTCTGCCCGAAATGGAGGAGCAGCTGAAGGCCAGGATGGAAGCTCTCAGCCAG GCGCAAGAGAGGCATGGCTCCGCTGAAGACAGAATACAGAGGCTTGAGGCGAGTGTTGAGGAAAAGAATGCGGAGCTGATGAGGCTAAACCAGCGGCTGAGGATGAACGAGGAGCACAACACGAGGCTGTCTGCGACGGTGGATAAACTGCTGTCGGAGTCTAATGACAG attgCAAGTTCACCTCAAAGAAAGAATGCACGCGCTAGAAGAGAAGAACGCATTGCAGCAAGAGTTAGAGAAGACTCGTAAGTACGCAGATGAATTGCTTCACGAGAAACAGGAGATACTCAAGGAACTCGCCAAGTGGAGGATGGAGACTGAACAG CTCAAGCGTCAGATGCTCCAACAAGAGATAGCGTTCAACATTCAACAAACGGACGCCTTGACTCGTTCCTTATCCCCAGCAGCTCCGCAGCCGCCGCCGTCGGGACTCTTCCAGCCCAAG TTGGACGGTTCATGGGAGAAACTTCAGCAAGCTCATGTGCTCGCAAGTGTTCAGCAAGGTTTTGATGTTACTAGTGATGCTGAG AATGATGAGTCTGAAGGGGCTGAAGGTGGGCACACGGATGCTGCTGCCTTGGCTCTCATGCTGCAGGAACAGCTAGACGCCATTAACACGGAGATACGACTCATTCAGGAAGAGAAGCAGAGCACCGAAGCCAGGGCTGAGGAACTGGAGTCTAgg GTTGGCAGCTATGAACATATGAACGTTGTGTCGCGTCGCGCCGAGTCTCCGCCCCCAGCTGCTTCCCCTTCGCACACACATATGCATCACAAGTACCACACt TTGCAGCTGTGCGAGGAGGGCGTGGCTGGAGTAGGTGTGGCCGGTGTGGGAATGGGCGGGGTCTGTGAAGGTGCGGAGTCTCCTTTAACGGCGCGTTCGCTACGACTTGAAAGGGCCGCGAGGGCTATTCACGCTGAGCGAGATCGTTTGAGAACGCATTATCCTGCGCCTTATGACTC CTCAAGCCAAGAGTCCCTCGGCGGTGGCACCAGCACTTGGGGTGGCGGGGCGTCGCCCGGTCTTCCTCGTGGCGTGACATCAGCAGCCTCAGCCGTCTCCATTGCGTCCATGCACCAACAGAAGAAGCGCGGCATTAAGAGCTCTCTGGGAAGATTCTTTAGTAAAAAGGATAAAGCTGGATTGCCG GTACAAGGTCAAGGGAGTAGGACTCTATCATCAGTATCTTCGTTAGGTCTGTCGTCGCTGGTCGATGACGACGGTCAGATGTCGCAAAGCGGTATGCAAGCCCCGCTACAGCATGCGGAATACGCTAGAACTAAAACTAA AGATCGCGACTACCGTCACGAGTTGTTAGGTGAAGCGATGCGGGCGGGAACACCGTTTGCCCTCTGGAACGGTCCAACTGTGGTCGCCTGGCTGGAGTTGTGGGTGGGGATGCCAGCCTGGTACGTGGCCGCCTGTCGGGCTAACGTCAAGTCCGGGGCTATCATGTCGGCCCTGTCTGACCAGGAGATACAGCGGGAGATTG GTATAAGCAACCCTCTACACCGCCTGAAGCTTCGTCTAGCAATCCAAGAGATGGTGTCTCTGACGTCACCCTCTGCCCCAAGAGGCACTGCTTGCGCAGCGCTGGCCTTTGGAGACATGAACCACGAATGGATCGGCAACGTTTGGCTGCCTTCGTTAG GTTTACCCCAGTATAGAACGACGTTCATGGAATGTTTAGTTGACGCTCGTATGTTGGAGCATCTCACTAAAAGGGACTTACGCACGCAACTCAAGATGCTTGACAGTTTTCACAG GACATCGCTCCATTTCGGTGTGGCGTGTCTTAAGCGCGTGGGTTACTCCGTGCGCGCCTTGGAAGAGCGACGTCGCTCCGCAGAGCATTGCATACGGGACGTACTCGTGTGGACCAACGAGAGGCTGCAACGGTGGCTCACTGCTATTAATCTCAAG GAGTACGCAGCTAACTTATCAGAGAGCGGCGTGCACGGTGCGTTGATCGCGTTGGACGATAACTTTGACGCCAACAGTATGGCGCTTGCGCTGCAGATTCCCACGCAGAATACTCAG GCGCGGCAAATCCTAGAAATGGAATTCAACAGTTTACTAGCGAACGGTACGGAGCGTAAGGCGCGGCAACCTCACGAGCACGCGCCTGCCTCCTGA
- the LOC125052177 gene encoding liprin-alpha-1 isoform X7, translating to MWNMMCDVMPTISEDSISQRSSQFSGEDANFEQLMVSMLDERDKLVESLRETQERLGDTEVRLKEVEKERDSLHRQISANLPQEFATLTKELNQAREQLLEREEEISELKAERNNTRLLLEHLECLVSRHERSLRMTVVKRQAAAQSGVSSEVEVLKALKSLFEHHKALDEKVRERLRVALERNTALEEELALTKEELQQYKSSSGQDDKPKENGTVSTGSPEQNGEPTQTKESSVNGEPETGKKLTELQNTIAKQSAELSSWQRRVAELNNKMTDLEEKLTKGEKELAKKQDECLKLQRDLRENVAQKEDQEERIATLEKRYLNAQRESTSLHDLNEKLEQELQHKQAQLKLQEEKIAAIEEKLELSTQKLAQMCSLPEMEEQLKARMEALSQAQERHGSAEDRIQRLEASVEEKNAELMRLNQRLRMNEEHNTRLSATVDKLLSESNDRLQVHLKERMHALEEKNALQQELEKTRKYADELLHEKQEILKELAKWRMETEQLKRQMLQQEIAFNIQQTDALTRSLSPAAPQPPPSGLFQPKLDGSWEKLQQAHVLASVQQGFDVTSDAENDESEGAEGGHTDAAALALMLQEQLDAINTEIRLIQEEKQSTEARAEELESRVGSYEHMNVVSRRAESPPPAASPSHTHMHHKYHTLCEEGVAGVGVAGVGMGGVCEGAESPLTARSLRLERAARAIHAERDRLRTHYPAPYDSSSIMSGSMARIPMHSSSSQESLGGGTSTWGGGASPGLPRGVTSAASAVSIASMHQQKKRGIKSSLGRFFSKKDKAGLPVQGQGSRTLSSVSSLGLSSLVDDDGQMSQSGMQAPLQHAEYARTKTKDRDYRHELLGEAMRAGTPFALWNGPTVVAWLELWVGMPAWYVAACRANVKSGAIMSALSDQEIQREIGISNPLHRLKLRLAIQEMVSLTSPSAPRGTACAALAFGDMNHEWIGNVWLPSLGLPQYRTTFMECLVDARMLEHLTKRDLRTQLKMLDSFHRTSLHFGVACLKRVGYSVRALEERRRSAEHCIRDVLVWTNERLQRWLTAINLKEYAANLSESGVHGALIALDDNFDANSMALALQIPTQNTQARQILEMEFNSLLANGTERKARQPHEHAPAS from the exons GAATTTGCGACGCTTACAAAGGAGTTGAATCAAGCTCGAGAACAGCTTCTAGAGAGAGAAGAGGAGATATCCGAGCTCAAGGCGGAAAGAAACAACACCAGG CTTCTACTAGAGCACCTAGAATGTCTTGTGTCGCGGCACGAGCGCTCGCTGCGCATGACCGTGGTAAAACGGCAGGCGGCTGCGCAGTCGGGCGTTTCTTCCGAAGTGGAGGTACTGAAAGCGCTCAAGAGTCTCTTCGAACATCACAAGGCGCTCGACGAGAAG gttCGAGAGCGATTACGTGTGGCGTTGGAGAGAAATACAGCGCTGGAAGAAGAATTGGCTTTAACCAAAGAAGAA CTGCAACAGTACAAATCATCGTCCGGCCAGGACGACAAACCCAAAGAGAACGGCACCGTCTCGACTGGATCGCCAGAACAGAACGGCGAACCGACACAGACTAAG GAAAGTAGTGTTAACGGTGAGCCGGAGACTGGCAAGAAACTAACTGAGCTACAAAACACGATCGCTAAACAG TCGGCTGAGTTAAGTTCATGGCAGAGAAGAGTGGCAGAGTTAAACAACAAAATGACCGACCTAGAAGAGAAGTTAACAAAAGGAGAAAAGGAGTTGGCGAAGAAACAAGATGAGTGCTTAAAACTACAGCGGGATCTAAGAGAAAATGTCGCTCAGAAAGAGGACCAG GAAGAAAGAATAGCTACCCTAGAAAAAAGGTACCTCAATGCACAGCGCGAGTCTACGTCACTCCACGACCTGAATGAGAAGTTGGAACAGGAATTACAACACAAGCAAGCCCAGCTTAAG CTTCAAGAAGAGAAGATAGCGGCCATCGAGGAGAAGTTGGAGCTGTCCACACAGAAACTGGCCCAGATGTGTTCTCTGCCCGAAATGGAGGAGCAGCTGAAGGCCAGGATGGAAGCTCTCAGCCAG GCGCAAGAGAGGCATGGCTCCGCTGAAGACAGAATACAGAGGCTTGAGGCGAGTGTTGAGGAAAAGAATGCGGAGCTGATGAGGCTAAACCAGCGGCTGAGGATGAACGAGGAGCACAACACGAGGCTGTCTGCGACGGTGGATAAACTGCTGTCGGAGTCTAATGACAG attgCAAGTTCACCTCAAAGAAAGAATGCACGCGCTAGAAGAGAAGAACGCATTGCAGCAAGAGTTAGAGAAGACTCGTAAGTACGCAGATGAATTGCTTCACGAGAAACAGGAGATACTCAAGGAACTCGCCAAGTGGAGGATGGAGACTGAACAG CTCAAGCGTCAGATGCTCCAACAAGAGATAGCGTTCAACATTCAACAAACGGACGCCTTGACTCGTTCCTTATCCCCAGCAGCTCCGCAGCCGCCGCCGTCGGGACTCTTCCAGCCCAAG TTGGACGGTTCATGGGAGAAACTTCAGCAAGCTCATGTGCTCGCAAGTGTTCAGCAAGGTTTTGATGTTACTAGTGATGCTGAG AATGATGAGTCTGAAGGGGCTGAAGGTGGGCACACGGATGCTGCTGCCTTGGCTCTCATGCTGCAGGAACAGCTAGACGCCATTAACACGGAGATACGACTCATTCAGGAAGAGAAGCAGAGCACCGAAGCCAGGGCTGAGGAACTGGAGTCTAgg GTTGGCAGCTATGAACATATGAACGTTGTGTCGCGTCGCGCCGAGTCTCCGCCCCCAGCTGCTTCCCCTTCGCACACACATATGCATCACAAGTACCACACt CTGTGCGAGGAGGGCGTGGCTGGAGTAGGTGTGGCCGGTGTGGGAATGGGCGGGGTCTGTGAAGGTGCGGAGTCTCCTTTAACGGCGCGTTCGCTACGACTTGAAAGGGCCGCGAGGGCTATTCACGCTGAGCGAGATCGTTTGAGAACGCATTATCCTGCGCCTTATGACTC GAGCTCTATAATGTCTGGAAGTATGGCAAGGATCCCGATGCACAG CAGCTCAAGCCAAGAGTCCCTCGGCGGTGGCACCAGCACTTGGGGTGGCGGGGCGTCGCCCGGTCTTCCTCGTGGCGTGACATCAGCAGCCTCAGCCGTCTCCATTGCGTCCATGCACCAACAGAAGAAGCGCGGCATTAAGAGCTCTCTGGGAAGATTCTTTAGTAAAAAGGATAAAGCTGGATTGCCG GTACAAGGTCAAGGGAGTAGGACTCTATCATCAGTATCTTCGTTAGGTCTGTCGTCGCTGGTCGATGACGACGGTCAGATGTCGCAAAGCGGTATGCAAGCCCCGCTACAGCATGCGGAATACGCTAGAACTAAAACTAA AGATCGCGACTACCGTCACGAGTTGTTAGGTGAAGCGATGCGGGCGGGAACACCGTTTGCCCTCTGGAACGGTCCAACTGTGGTCGCCTGGCTGGAGTTGTGGGTGGGGATGCCAGCCTGGTACGTGGCCGCCTGTCGGGCTAACGTCAAGTCCGGGGCTATCATGTCGGCCCTGTCTGACCAGGAGATACAGCGGGAGATTG GTATAAGCAACCCTCTACACCGCCTGAAGCTTCGTCTAGCAATCCAAGAGATGGTGTCTCTGACGTCACCCTCTGCCCCAAGAGGCACTGCTTGCGCAGCGCTGGCCTTTGGAGACATGAACCACGAATGGATCGGCAACGTTTGGCTGCCTTCGTTAG GTTTACCCCAGTATAGAACGACGTTCATGGAATGTTTAGTTGACGCTCGTATGTTGGAGCATCTCACTAAAAGGGACTTACGCACGCAACTCAAGATGCTTGACAGTTTTCACAG GACATCGCTCCATTTCGGTGTGGCGTGTCTTAAGCGCGTGGGTTACTCCGTGCGCGCCTTGGAAGAGCGACGTCGCTCCGCAGAGCATTGCATACGGGACGTACTCGTGTGGACCAACGAGAGGCTGCAACGGTGGCTCACTGCTATTAATCTCAAG GAGTACGCAGCTAACTTATCAGAGAGCGGCGTGCACGGTGCGTTGATCGCGTTGGACGATAACTTTGACGCCAACAGTATGGCGCTTGCGCTGCAGATTCCCACGCAGAATACTCAG GCGCGGCAAATCCTAGAAATGGAATTCAACAGTTTACTAGCGAACGGTACGGAGCGTAAGGCGCGGCAACCTCACGAGCACGCGCCTGCCTCCTGA
- the LOC125052177 gene encoding liprin-alpha-1 isoform X1: MWNMMCDVMPTISEDSISQRSSQFSGEDANFEQLMVSMLDERDKLVESLRETQERLGDTEVRLKEVEKERDSLHRQISANLPQEFATLTKELNQAREQLLEREEEISELKAERNNTRLLLEHLECLVSRHERSLRMTVVKRQAAAQSGVSSEVEVLKALKSLFEHHKALDEKVRERLRVALERNTALEEELALTKEELQQYKSSSGQDDKPKENGTVSTGSPEQNGEPTQTKESSVNGEPETGKKLTELQNTIAKQSAELSSWQRRVAELNNKMTDLEEKLTKGEKELAKKQDECLKLQRDLRENVAQKEDQEERIATLEKRYLNAQRESTSLHDLNEKLEQELQHKQAQLKLQEEKIAAIEEKLELSTQKLAQMCSLPEMEEQLKARMEALSQAQERHGSAEDRIQRLEASVEEKNAELMRLNQRLRMNEEHNTRLSATVDKLLSESNDRLQVHLKERMHALEEKNALQQELEKTRKYADELLHEKQEILKELAKWRMETEQLKRQMLQQEIAFNIQQTDALTRSLSPAAPQPPPSGLFQPKLDGSWEKLQQAHVLASVQQGFDVTSDAENDESEGAEGGHTDAAALALMLQEQLDAINTEIRLIQEEKQSTEARAEELESRVGSYEHMNVVSRRAESPPPAASPSHTHMHHKYHTAPASMSPAHAHYRAAIASESLPSSQLQLCEEGVAGVGVAGVGMGGVCEGAESPLTARSLRLERAARAIHAERDRLRTHYPAPYDSSSIMSGSMARIPMHSSSSQESLGGGTSTWGGGASPGLPRGVTSAASAVSIASMHQQKKRGIKSSLGRFFSKKDKAGLPVQGQGSRTLSSVSSLGLSSLVDDDGQMSQSGMQAPLQHAEYARTKTKDRDYRHELLGEAMRAGTPFALWNGPTVVAWLELWVGMPAWYVAACRANVKSGAIMSALSDQEIQREIGISNPLHRLKLRLAIQEMVSLTSPSAPRGTACAALAFGDMNHEWIGNVWLPSLGLPQYRTTFMECLVDARMLEHLTKRDLRTQLKMLDSFHRTSLHFGVACLKRVGYSVRALEERRRSAEHCIRDVLVWTNERLQRWLTAINLKEYAANLSESGVHGALIALDDNFDANSMALALQIPTQNTQARQILEMEFNSLLANGTERKARQPHEHAPAS, from the exons GAATTTGCGACGCTTACAAAGGAGTTGAATCAAGCTCGAGAACAGCTTCTAGAGAGAGAAGAGGAGATATCCGAGCTCAAGGCGGAAAGAAACAACACCAGG CTTCTACTAGAGCACCTAGAATGTCTTGTGTCGCGGCACGAGCGCTCGCTGCGCATGACCGTGGTAAAACGGCAGGCGGCTGCGCAGTCGGGCGTTTCTTCCGAAGTGGAGGTACTGAAAGCGCTCAAGAGTCTCTTCGAACATCACAAGGCGCTCGACGAGAAG gttCGAGAGCGATTACGTGTGGCGTTGGAGAGAAATACAGCGCTGGAAGAAGAATTGGCTTTAACCAAAGAAGAA CTGCAACAGTACAAATCATCGTCCGGCCAGGACGACAAACCCAAAGAGAACGGCACCGTCTCGACTGGATCGCCAGAACAGAACGGCGAACCGACACAGACTAAG GAAAGTAGTGTTAACGGTGAGCCGGAGACTGGCAAGAAACTAACTGAGCTACAAAACACGATCGCTAAACAG TCGGCTGAGTTAAGTTCATGGCAGAGAAGAGTGGCAGAGTTAAACAACAAAATGACCGACCTAGAAGAGAAGTTAACAAAAGGAGAAAAGGAGTTGGCGAAGAAACAAGATGAGTGCTTAAAACTACAGCGGGATCTAAGAGAAAATGTCGCTCAGAAAGAGGACCAG GAAGAAAGAATAGCTACCCTAGAAAAAAGGTACCTCAATGCACAGCGCGAGTCTACGTCACTCCACGACCTGAATGAGAAGTTGGAACAGGAATTACAACACAAGCAAGCCCAGCTTAAG CTTCAAGAAGAGAAGATAGCGGCCATCGAGGAGAAGTTGGAGCTGTCCACACAGAAACTGGCCCAGATGTGTTCTCTGCCCGAAATGGAGGAGCAGCTGAAGGCCAGGATGGAAGCTCTCAGCCAG GCGCAAGAGAGGCATGGCTCCGCTGAAGACAGAATACAGAGGCTTGAGGCGAGTGTTGAGGAAAAGAATGCGGAGCTGATGAGGCTAAACCAGCGGCTGAGGATGAACGAGGAGCACAACACGAGGCTGTCTGCGACGGTGGATAAACTGCTGTCGGAGTCTAATGACAG attgCAAGTTCACCTCAAAGAAAGAATGCACGCGCTAGAAGAGAAGAACGCATTGCAGCAAGAGTTAGAGAAGACTCGTAAGTACGCAGATGAATTGCTTCACGAGAAACAGGAGATACTCAAGGAACTCGCCAAGTGGAGGATGGAGACTGAACAG CTCAAGCGTCAGATGCTCCAACAAGAGATAGCGTTCAACATTCAACAAACGGACGCCTTGACTCGTTCCTTATCCCCAGCAGCTCCGCAGCCGCCGCCGTCGGGACTCTTCCAGCCCAAG TTGGACGGTTCATGGGAGAAACTTCAGCAAGCTCATGTGCTCGCAAGTGTTCAGCAAGGTTTTGATGTTACTAGTGATGCTGAG AATGATGAGTCTGAAGGGGCTGAAGGTGGGCACACGGATGCTGCTGCCTTGGCTCTCATGCTGCAGGAACAGCTAGACGCCATTAACACGGAGATACGACTCATTCAGGAAGAGAAGCAGAGCACCGAAGCCAGGGCTGAGGAACTGGAGTCTAgg GTTGGCAGCTATGAACATATGAACGTTGTGTCGCGTCGCGCCGAGTCTCCGCCCCCAGCTGCTTCCCCTTCGCACACACATATGCATCACAAGTACCACACt GCGCCCGCGTCAATGTCACCTGCGCACGCGCACTACCGTGCGGCCATCGCCTCTGAGAGCCTGCCCTCCAGTCAG TTGCAGCTGTGCGAGGAGGGCGTGGCTGGAGTAGGTGTGGCCGGTGTGGGAATGGGCGGGGTCTGTGAAGGTGCGGAGTCTCCTTTAACGGCGCGTTCGCTACGACTTGAAAGGGCCGCGAGGGCTATTCACGCTGAGCGAGATCGTTTGAGAACGCATTATCCTGCGCCTTATGACTC GAGCTCTATAATGTCTGGAAGTATGGCAAGGATCCCGATGCACAG CAGCTCAAGCCAAGAGTCCCTCGGCGGTGGCACCAGCACTTGGGGTGGCGGGGCGTCGCCCGGTCTTCCTCGTGGCGTGACATCAGCAGCCTCAGCCGTCTCCATTGCGTCCATGCACCAACAGAAGAAGCGCGGCATTAAGAGCTCTCTGGGAAGATTCTTTAGTAAAAAGGATAAAGCTGGATTGCCG GTACAAGGTCAAGGGAGTAGGACTCTATCATCAGTATCTTCGTTAGGTCTGTCGTCGCTGGTCGATGACGACGGTCAGATGTCGCAAAGCGGTATGCAAGCCCCGCTACAGCATGCGGAATACGCTAGAACTAAAACTAA AGATCGCGACTACCGTCACGAGTTGTTAGGTGAAGCGATGCGGGCGGGAACACCGTTTGCCCTCTGGAACGGTCCAACTGTGGTCGCCTGGCTGGAGTTGTGGGTGGGGATGCCAGCCTGGTACGTGGCCGCCTGTCGGGCTAACGTCAAGTCCGGGGCTATCATGTCGGCCCTGTCTGACCAGGAGATACAGCGGGAGATTG GTATAAGCAACCCTCTACACCGCCTGAAGCTTCGTCTAGCAATCCAAGAGATGGTGTCTCTGACGTCACCCTCTGCCCCAAGAGGCACTGCTTGCGCAGCGCTGGCCTTTGGAGACATGAACCACGAATGGATCGGCAACGTTTGGCTGCCTTCGTTAG GTTTACCCCAGTATAGAACGACGTTCATGGAATGTTTAGTTGACGCTCGTATGTTGGAGCATCTCACTAAAAGGGACTTACGCACGCAACTCAAGATGCTTGACAGTTTTCACAG GACATCGCTCCATTTCGGTGTGGCGTGTCTTAAGCGCGTGGGTTACTCCGTGCGCGCCTTGGAAGAGCGACGTCGCTCCGCAGAGCATTGCATACGGGACGTACTCGTGTGGACCAACGAGAGGCTGCAACGGTGGCTCACTGCTATTAATCTCAAG GAGTACGCAGCTAACTTATCAGAGAGCGGCGTGCACGGTGCGTTGATCGCGTTGGACGATAACTTTGACGCCAACAGTATGGCGCTTGCGCTGCAGATTCCCACGCAGAATACTCAG GCGCGGCAAATCCTAGAAATGGAATTCAACAGTTTACTAGCGAACGGTACGGAGCGTAAGGCGCGGCAACCTCACGAGCACGCGCCTGCCTCCTGA